The genomic stretch GATTTTcggctttccaaaaatggttagatcttTTACAAAAagttgccaaactctgcagacTGGATAATACGTATGTgtcataatcattaacaaactgttcgccatccccttcttgcacttctgacactgtggttgcccttggctggttttggtgtgccgtaccaattgttatgtatagagtgctaggagggccccatgtaaaactcgcaccggggcccacagctatttagctatgccactgtgcacAGCCCTCCCCCCTGCAGCCACAGTGAGTCAGTGACCAGGTGTAGGGTCACTTAAATATAGACAGGTAATAATTGTGCTGAGCAGCTCTTGTTATTTTGGCATATACAGTAATGCAATGTATCTTTtatcctgtacacacactactcagCAAGCTGAATGCATGTGTATTAGTGCACAGTGCCAACAATacgttaaccacttaaagtgcccACACATCAGATTacgttaaccacttaaagtgcccACACATCAGATGATGtacgggcagatcgaccaagagacagatctctctctgatgtcgctggcttagattgtgagcccctctggcgacagtcagtgacatgactatgtactctgtaaagtgctgcagaagatacataataataatatggtaggacattagtctatcagggccggttcaagtaacaattgggccctagggcaaacttagcctgggggcccctcaacagacaccccctgaaccaaaaagcgtcattagaggcccttttttgcagccaaatctccctcctggctgctgaccctcccccaatcacctcccaacttaacagactctgcagagtccctagggagcaacagttaagatgggggaaggACAACTTGggcgcccctacaggctctggggccctggggcaattgcccattttttcctatggtagctccggcccagaGTCTATGACAataataggattagattgtgagctcctctgagcaacaTGACTATGCTCTTTGAAGTGCTGCAAAGGATATCAGTGCTACatgaatacataatattaataatatggtaggacaatagactattgtaggattagagtgtgagctcttctgtggacagtcagtgatatgactatgtactttgtaaagtgctgcagaaaatgtcagcgcaacataaacaatgatgatgataataatatgaaggtggacatacatcaggcaaccattcaatttgattattataatcggatcgGATGAAAATgtatgccgccaagagcatgcctgactGACGATGCAACAAATTacaggccaaaattggttgcatggatTGATTGGACACGCAAGATGAAGGGCCGACATGCTTGATTGGGTGCGCGGTGGTAACAGCGTGCAATATCGGGATGTGCGTGGCATGACGGAATCACcggcactgtcccccctaatgtaaaatattCCCCCCCCCATGCCCGGTGCAGTATATCTTACCTGTCCGTGGCTGGCTCCCTTTGCATACACACGCCCCAAGTGGGTGCCAGCATAAcatgggcgcatgtgtgacatcgaAAAAGCACCCACGTATACACCAGCAACCACGTGCGGCGGGTGTATGCGGAAGGAGACTGCAGCCAGCgacagacaggggggggggggcattttacatggggggggggacaatgCCAGGGGCAGCAAGGTGATGAATGGGGTATCATAAGGTCGATTCAcgtgagatttcatgctgaattcgatcgggaatcggcctgcagggtacggacaggcaacagatctctctccaatccgattcgatcacagagatatctgtctcttggtcgatctgcctacccatcgtctgatgtatgggcaccttaaagcggaactgaaaggtctttataaaatgagtttcacttacctggggcttctgccaggccccccgcagccgacctgtgcccgcgccatgacataccgatcctctgttcccccgccaTGGCTCACTTTTCTTCTTGTAGTGGAAGCCGACTTCTAAGTCAGCCTCCACTGTGCCCTGGCCAAGCGTATCTTCATATgcgttcctgtcttgcgtcttgcacagtacgctcccggggatgaagtgaaagtgagccgcagCTTGGGAACGGAAGATCGGTATGTCACGTCGCAGGCACAGGTCAGCTGCAtagggctggcagaagccacagATAAGtgaaaaacttttattttttaaacaactttcagttccgctttaaagggaaggttcaaacaaaataaaaaaaattgtttttacttacctggggcttctaccagccccatgcagccatcctgtgcccttgtagtcactcactgctgctcaagtcctccgctggcagcttgccgacctcggaggtcggcgggacacattgcgtacatttttacgcatttcccgccagtgcaggaacattaacacatacattttacgcatttcccgccagtgcaggaacattaacacatacattttacgcattactggttcaatgcgtacatttttacgcattgaaccagtaatgcgtaaaatgtatgtgttatgttcctgcactggcgggaatgcgtaaaaatgtacgcaatgtgtcccgccgacctccgaggtcggcaagctgccagcgggggactggagcagcagtgagtgactacgagggcacaggacggctgcatggggctgatagaagccccaggtaagtgaaacgcatttttttaatttgcttggacattccctttaagtggttaacgtAGGTTGGCACTGTGCACTAATACACATGCATTCAGCTTGctgagtagtgtgtgtacaggatgAAAGGTACATTGCATTACTGTATATGCCAAAATAACAAGAGCTGCTCAGCACAATTATTACCTGTCTATATATGTTTAGTGACCCTACACCTGGTCACTGACTCACTGTGGCTGCAagagaagggggagggctgtGCAAGAGGGGAAAGTGGATCTTTACTGCTGCTAGGCAGCTACTGCAAGGtgcacacggtgacagacaagccAGAAAGAGATACACAAATCAAAtccaatcaaatcaaagatagctttattggcatgaccaagatttatACAGgctttgccaaagcaaggggaaaagggggacatggaagggggtggggtaggggggacaatggctaagcagtctgtggacatttttaggtttacagttccgttatgctcctctcaataCACACTGCGTGCAGCTATACACTGCTACACAGACTCATCACTGCCCACAGCCCTCCTACCTGTCCTACTCCATCCACAGCTACTTCCTTGAATTTCCCGGTCTCCCTGCTCAGCCTCTCCaccagggaggggaggagaggggaggggggctcaaGAGGAGAATGCAGAGAGACTGGAGGAGAATGACTGTGTGGAGACACATTATACAGTCGCTCCGCTTAGTCTGCAGCCAGCTCTGCACTGAACTTGAAGCTCTCATCCTGCTCAGGGACATGTGTACCcctttgcaccccccccccttccccccaggctaCTCCTCTGACCTCCACATCTTTCCTACAGAAAGAGCACCAGGTGGACTCTGAACCCCACATCTCTCCTGCAGAAAGAGCACCAGGTGGACTCTGAACCCCACAACTCTCCTGCAGAAAGAGCACCTGGAGGACTCTGAACTCCACATCTCCCCTGCAGAAAGATCACCAGGAGGACTCTAACCCCCACATCTCTCCTGCAGAAAGAGCACCAGGTGGACTCTGACCCCTACATCTCTCCTGCAGAAAGAGCACCAGGTGGACTCTGACCCCTACATCTCTCCTGCAGAAAGAGCACCAGGAGGACTCTGAACCCCACATCTCTCCTGCAGAAAGAGCACCAAGAGGACTCTTAACCCCACATCTCTCCTGCAGAAAGAGCACCAGATGGACTCTGACTCCCACATCTCTCCTGCAGAAAAAGCACCAGGTGGACTCTGACCCCACATCTCTCCTGCAGAAAGAGCATCAGGAGGACTCTGAACCCCACATCTCTCCTGCAGAAAAAGCACCAGGTGGATTCTGACCCCTACATCTCTCCCGCACAGAAAAGAGAAGGTGAGCTCTGATCCCACATCTCTCCAGCACAGAGAGAACTGAGAGGGCTCGGAACCCACAGCTCTCCTTCACAGGGGGCACTAAGAGATCTCTGACCCCACATCTCTCCTGCACAGGGAGTACCAGGATATCTCTGACTCCACATCTCTCTTGCACAGAGAGGACCAAAAGGACTCTGACCCCACATCTCTCCCGAACAAGGGGCACCAGGAGAACTCTGACCCCACAGCTCTCTTAAACAGAGAGAACCAGGAGGAATCTGACCCCACAGCTCTCCTACACAGAGAGGACCAAGAGGACTCTGAACTCACCTTTCTCCTGCACAGGGAGCACCAGGAGATCTGACCCACAGCTATTTCATACAGAGAGGACTGAGAGGACTATTATCTCACATCTTTCCTCAACAAAGATCCCAGGAGATCTCTGTCCCCACAGCTCTCATACACAGAGAGAACTGAGAGGACTCTGACCTCACATCTGTCCTGCACAGGGAGCACCAGGAGATCTCTGTCTCCACAGCTGTCCTACACAGAGAAGAGCGAGAGGGAAGAGAGCAACTGAAGAGCTGTTATAGGATAACTGCATGCACAAAAACCAGGAAAACAAGGTTGTGATGAAAGTGGGGGCTTTTTAGAAGATAGTAGGGAGGGTatagagggtgtgtgtgtgtgtggggggggggggggggggatgctggtGTACAGTAATGCAGTGATGGAAGATGAGGATGGGAGGTGGACAGGGCTAGAGTGATGCTGTCAGTTAGCTGCAGATTTCTGAAGGAGTTGCTGAAGAAGTCAGCTTGTTGGTCCAACAGATGCAATTGCATATATGATGATAAAATGCAGGAGCCCTCAGTGAGATAAATGAACATTGCACTGATAACCTAAGTCTATACTGTAGAACCAAATGAGAAGAGTAGCAGGACCTGTTGCAATAACTATTCTGAAGCTGAACTATAATGACACAGTGCTGCTTCTGTAGCAGTAAtgagatgatgatgataatgCAGCTACATTAGCAGATAGAGCCCACAAgtcataatataatataatatataattagtatatatataaataatataatataatataaatcaGATGATAGGAAGATGGCACATCGAATACACCACATGAACAAGCTTATGCTGCAGTTATAGTGCCATAAGTTTGTGCACTGTTACTGACATGGTACAGCCAGCAGGGCACCGGACTATAATGGATTGGCAGTGACATCACAGAGCCACCAGGACACCAGTAGACATTGGTACATTAGAGTGATATGGAAGAGACAGCAGGGTGTAGATAGACTTCAATGCACTGGCCATGATGTGTAGAGTCAGCAGAACATCCATACATAGTCTATTGTAAATTGCCATGCCAGTGATGTGGTTAAGCAACCTGAGCATACATAGGCTATTGTACATTGGCAGGGGCATGGCAGAGCTAGCAGGGTGTACATAGACCAATAATGTACTTTGCGTGACGTGGTAGAACCAGTTGGACAAATACAACGATAACACAGATGTGGTAGAACCAGCAGGGCACACATAGACCATAACACAGTGCCAGTGATGTAGTAGAGCAGACAGGGCATACATAGACCATAACACAGTGCCAGTGATGTGGTAGAGCCAGCAGGTCACacataaacaatagaacaatatcaGTGATTTGGTAGAACCAGCAGGGCACACATAGACCATAGCACAGTGCCAGTGATGTGGTAGAACCAGCTGGGCACACAGACCATAGCACAGTGCCAGTGATGATGTGGTGGAGCCAGTAGGACATACATAGAGGGTAACACAGTGCCAGTGATATAGTAGAGCAGATAGGGCATAGACAGACAAACACAGTGGTGGAGAAGTGATGCCAGCAGGTCCCATACTTTGTTGACGTTCCAGTAACATGACGCAGAGTGCAGTGAAAAGGAAGTGACACTGGGGCACATTAGTGTAGCAGATAGGAAGGGCTGAGGAAGGAACCAGTACTGTACCTGTGCTTCCATAGGAAGGGGCTGGAAGATAATAGGGTTGTACTAGAAGGACTAGACATGACAAGTGTGGGGgacatcagaagaggcagagTGATGCAGGAATCAAAGGAGGGCAAGAGAGCTtctcatgatgatgatgatgaaggtgAGGTGTGAGCTGCAGGGAGAAGAGTGAGGAGAGCACAAGGTGTGCAGACCCCCTTAGCCTCCTTGGAATGATGCTCACAGACCTCAATCACACCAACTGTAGTGCCTGCTGCTCTTCTGGGAACCGGATGTTCGCTGTCAGCTTTATGATCACCCTCTTACTGGCAATCCTACTGGGCAACTCAGTGATTCTGGCAGTCTTTGTGGCAGGTAAAAACTTCCGCACCCCCCAGGGCTACCTGAAGACCTCATTGGCGGTGGCAGACTTGGCTCTGGGCATCTTGGTGGTCCCTTTCTCTGTGTATGGGGAGATAAAGATGCTGTCTCTGAATGCCTCCAGCGCAGAGGGGGGCTACGAGGTGCTTTTTATGGACTCATGGCACCCCTGCTACCTGGTTGGACCCGTCTTTGCAGGTTGCACCTTGGTGTCCATCAGCACCATCTTCTTGCTGACCATTGAGAGGAGCATCGCCATCCTGAAGCCACTTCACAAGGAGGTGGTGATCACCAGGAGGAGGACACTGCTGCTCATACTGctctcctggactgccagcttctTCCTGGCCATGTCCCCTATGATCTTCAGCCAAGGTGGGATAGTTCTGGAGTACAATCgctgcagccgtatgtgtaactaTGCCCCAGCCCCTGCTTCCCCTTCCCACATCTGGCAGATACTCTTACTCTTTCCTGCCTTTGACTTTAGCCTTTTGGGGGGGACACTCATCATCAACGCGCTTTCCCTCAGCACCATCCACCAGTACACCCGCAGGAGGAAACTTCTGTCCGAGACAGACCAGGAGCTCCCCAAAGTCTCCTTCTCTGACATCAAGGCTGCCAAGACCATTGGGACCCTCACTATGGCCTTCACCATCTCCTTCACCCCCATAGCCGTGTTTGTGGTGGGCAACGTGCTGGGGTACCAGTGGTGCACGTTCTCCTTCTTTGCCTTTTGGATACTTGCGAGCAACAGTTGCTGTAACGTTATCATCTACAGTGTGTGTGACCAACGCTTCCGCGAGGGGGCGCGCCAGCTCTTTGCCTCGTCGCGCTTCTACCACTGCAGGACCTCTCAGCGCTGAGACTGGGATGCGCCACACAGTtctgggattcagacaaaactgcacgaaaaatgcattattattattctacTGTTTTCATGGAACTGCTACTGTTCAGATAGACCTGCAGAGAAGCACATGTCACAGTGCACAATACTGCTTAGGCAAAAGCATATGGGACTGAGGTAGGCTTGGTTTACACATAAAAGgtatccagtcctgtcctgtcagctgTTTAAGGTTGGTATCACtttgtttctatggctgtgttcacacataaatctgtacattgccagtccagtcctgtcaggtttgtgtgtttctttgtgtgtgtacactcatagaaggtgtacatttccggtccagtcaagtaaattgatagaaaactgatgcaaaactgacaggacagtactggactggaccggaaatgtgcagatttatgtgtgaaccaggccttaaaggacacctaaagtgagaggattattgaggctgccatatttatttccttttaaagtagacCTAAACTCTTggtcaggacagaaggaaagcattgaGAAACCCAAcccgcatgtatttagagagtttagtctgtctaattccccctcatctgtgactaagcacaagttgtaatatgatccctcagctgtgtcagctgcctttCACGGCAgagttaattggtaaacacagtatgttaacaatatgtctgcttccatgaaagcaggaagtaacacttcagatgtattgcaggatttgtatcagttgtaacaaatattttttttctttaaaggtaattaagCTGTTgcggatcttttagagcagagaggatgttctgagttcaggtccgctttaaacaataccagttgtctggccgtcctcctgatctctttggctgcagtagtgtctgaatcccacacctgaaacacgcttgcagtttatccagtcagacttcattcaGACACATCTGatgtccatgcttgttcagggtctttagccaaaagtattagaggcggaggctcagcaggactgccaggcaactagcattgctttaaaggaaataaatatgtctgcctccatatctctttcatttcaggttccctttaaaggaccactattgtgaaaatcatacaattttaaatactcgtatacaaataagaaatacctttcttccagagtaaaatgagtcataaattacgttttttggcagttggacagagcaactgccattcactaataaaaacaaaaataaacaaaaccctgagaatcccccatgaggagatcggctagttcaaaacctgtcggttctgtcagatttctactaccaattgtaagagacagcaacataggagaaaagtaatgtatggctcattttactctggaaggaacatacttcttatttgtatgtgtttacatgtattttaaatgttatgatttttgcaatagtggtcctttaatacagatgtatacacacacacacatacatacacagcacacacTTATTATAAGCTTTGCATTCGTGTCATTCAACCAGTGCCTGCAGAAATCGCGTCATTTGTCGTCTTGGGTGCTCAACTCTTATGTAAGTGAAAACGTAATCCTACAAGGGGGGAGCTTGTAGAACTCCAATACCAGCTACACGGGCACTTCTGAAGGGAATACCCAGGCTGCCAACTTCATGTATACTTGAATGTACCAAGCAGAAGAATCCTGGGATGACCTGCTGCTGGGATAGGTTTATTTTTGGAACACTTTCTGCACATTGCCTGACTCAGAGCCCCCTGCGACCCACATGCAGCATCCAGTCatatagtcctgctcctctggctCGTACCATCACGCTGGCTGCACACAGGGGGGATATTTTCTTTCTAGCATACTCAATAAGAATTCCATAATTGAAGGATCGTGGGAAGAAAAGCTCGTTATATCGAATTTGTGGTCATTTTTGTAAAATTTGGATGTAAAAAAATTCTTTCTGATTGCGCTTTGTTGAAAATCACAGAGaccttttgttttatttatgtatGTTATTACAGGATTGCTACTGCTATTAATAATactatttttcttatttattgcCAAGAAGTTCTGTATGACTGTAGTAAATAGCATGTGATGAAACAGAGCACATGGATGTATCAGAGCTGTACAGATAAAGCACAGCTGTAAATAACATTTTGTAAGGCACACATAGAGGCAGATGGGCAGCTGACACCAATACACATTAAGGAAGAGCTCTACCTCTACAAGTATAGTACTgatgctaggtgcacacttagcagaaacgctagtgctGTGGAAAACGCTGCAgtttgctgctaatggaagtctatgggctgccggaaaaaacgcatatgcattttgtatgcgtgcatttttaaaaacgctggttttgttgcatgacatataaaaacgcatcaaaaacgcacataatgaaagtcaatggaaatgaaTGGTATGCGGTTTTTATgcgttttacatgtgtttttataAGCGTTtcttttaaattgttttgtgatgtattgccgcttcctgttgtcttcctagttacttgcataaaacgcatttgtaaaatgcttgaaaaacgcatctgcggtaaaaaacgctaacacaaacacacaaaaaacgcagcaaaaacgcacatgCCATAAAACACGACCTTCCACGTTATGTTATGTGCGCACCTAccctaaaagaggaactgtagtgaaaataacataatgaataaaaaatttttttttttttttttttaatacaaaattcatttatagattatttagccagtgtttgcccattttcaaatcattcctctccctgatttacattatgaaatgtatcactggtggtgacatctttcgttctgtcaggtgatctgtcaggaatgttcgttactgagagttctatgcgcacagagg from Hyperolius riggenbachi isolate aHypRig1 chromosome 5, aHypRig1.pri, whole genome shotgun sequence encodes the following:
- the LOC137519437 gene encoding rhodopsin, GQ-coupled-like; this translates as MLTDLNHTNCSACCSSGNRMFAVSFMITLLLAILLGNSVILAVFVAGKNFRTPQGYLKTSLAVADLALGILVVPFSVYGEIKMLSLNASSAEGGYEVLFMDSWHPCYLVGPVFAGCTLVSISTIFLLTIERSIAILKPLHKEVVITRRRTLLLILLSWTASFFLAMSPMIFSQGGIVLEYNRCSRMCNYAPAPASPSHIWQILLLFPAFDFSLLGGTLIINALSLSTIHQYTRRRKLLSETDQELPKVSFSDIKAAKTIGTLTMAFTISFTPIAVFVVGNVLGYQWCTFSFFAFWILASNSCCNVIIYSVCDQRFREGARQLFASSRFYHCRTSQR